The following are encoded together in the Myxocyprinus asiaticus isolate MX2 ecotype Aquarium Trade chromosome 7, UBuf_Myxa_2, whole genome shotgun sequence genome:
- the lrrtm1 gene encoding leucine-rich repeat transmembrane neuronal protein 1: protein MLMDFLLIGLYLKWPLRKPPGLILCSLGIILKIVPLVGASCPRPCRCDNKLLYCEGLNLTDIPQNLSSIIGLSLRENNISELREANFVGLSQLTWLYLDHNNIEIVEEGAFERLRRVKELDLSTNWIETLPNGTFRPLPNLRILDLSYNRLQSLEPDLFHGLRKLTNLHLRHNALKFIPVRIFQDCRSMQFLDLGYNQLQSLARNSFAGLFKLTELHLEHNELVKVNLAHFPRLISLRTLYMQNNKATIVVSTLDWTWDHLEKIDFSKNEIEYIEPHVFESVPNLKTLTLDSNKLTNIDQRILDSWTSLSSITLSGNDWECSRNVCSLASWLSNFQGQRDNGLLCASPDIAQGEDILDAVYAFQLCEDNIDITTQTFTTTKNRAKGFIYNSPTRSPYDLQDVEGGEVVTNSLTVTVSADDLESTMQIHKVVTGTMALIFSFLIIVLMLYVSWKCFPAGVRQLRQCFTSQRRKQKQKQTMQQMATTSASEYYVDYKPNHIEGALVIINEYGSCTCQQQASRECEV, encoded by the coding sequence ATGCTAATGGATTTCCTCCTAATTGGTCTGTACCTAAAGTGGCCGCTAAGGAAGCCTCCTGGGCTGATACTTTGCTCCCTGGGCATTATTCTGAAAATAGTTCCCCTGGTGGGGGCAAGCTGTCCAAGGCCGTGCCGATGTGACAACAAGCTGTTGTATTGTGAGGGGCTCAACCTGACCGATATCCCCCAGAACCTGAGCAGTATCATTGGCTTGTCCCTGCGTGAAAATAATATCTCAGAGCTGCGGGAGGCAAACTTTGTGGGCCTGTCGCAGCTTACCTGGCTCTACTTGGATCATAACAATATTGAGATTGTGGAGGAGGGTGCCTTCGAGAGGCTGCGAAGGGTTAAAGAGTTGGATCTGAGCACCAACTGGATCGAGACCCTGCCCAACGGGACCTTTAGACCTCTGCCCAACCTGCGAATATTGGATTTATCCTATAACAGACTTCAATCCTTGGAGCCAGACCTTTTCCATGGCCTTAGGAAGCTTACGAATTTGCATTTGCGCCACAATGCCCTTAAATTCATCCCTGTGCGTATATTCCAGGATTGTAGAAGCATGCAATTCCTTGATCTGGGTTACAACCAGCTGCAGAGCCTGGCGCGCAATTCATTTGCCGGACTCTTCAAGCTCACCGAGCTGCATTTGGAGCACAACGAGTTGGTGAAAGTCAATTTGGCCCATTTTCCCCGCCTCATATCCCTGCGCACCCTCTACATGCAAAATAATAAGGCCACCATTGTGGTCAGCACCCTTGACTGGACCTGGGACCATCTGGAGAAGATTGACTTCTCCAAAAATGAGATTGAGTACATTGAGCCACATGTGTTCGAGAGTGTGCCCAACCTTAAGACCCTAACATTGGATTCCAATAAACTGACCAACATAGATCAGCGGATTTTGGACTCATGGACATCCCTGAGCAGCATCACACTGTCAGGGAATGACTGGGAGTGCAGCAGGAATGTCTGTTCCTTGGCTTCCTGGCTTAGCAACTTCCAGGGACAACGTGACAATGGCCTCTTGTGTGCCAGCCCGGACATTGCACAGGGTGAGGATATTCTGGATGCTGTCTATGCTTTCCAGTTATGCGAGGATAATATAGACATAACCACGCAGACCTTCACCACCACCAAAAACCGGGCCAAAGGTTTTATATACAATAGCCCAACACGAAGCCCCTATGACCTGCAGGATGTGGAGGGCGGGGAGGTGGTGACCAACTCCTTAACAGTGACTGTGTCTGCTGATGATCTGGAAAGCACCATGCAGATCCATAAGGTGGTCACAGGCACCATGGCCCTAATTTTCTCCTTTCTGATTATTGTCCTCATGCTCTACGTGTCTTGGAAATGTTTCCCAGCAGGCGTAAGGCAACTGAGGCAGTGCTTCACCAGCCAGCGTCGCAAGCAGAAACAGAAGCAGACCATGCAGCAGATGGCTACTACGTCTGCATCCGAGTACTACGTCGACTACAAACCCAACCATATTGAGGGGGCACTTGTCATCATCAATGAGTATGGCTCTTGCACATGCCAGCAGCAAGCATCTCGAGAATGCGAGGTCTGA